AAAGGAAAACAGACAAATACTCCTCCCACCCCCAAAAGGGAATGGCCATTTTCATCAACAACAACATATATCatcacatcatcatcatcaagatCATAATTTACAAGTAGAAATTATAATCTTGATGATGATTTCATCAAAGCCCCTAAAGTCGCTTGGAAAGAGAGCTATTACTCCTCTCAAGCACATTGAACTTCAGTGGAGCAGGTGAAACTGTATGCTTCCTTGGTGGTTCATCTCTATAATTTGAAGgttcatcattttcttcactAGCCTTACTCTGGTTAGCTTTCTCACCTTCTAACTCCCTATATCTATGCAAATACCTTTTAAGCGGTTCAGCATAGTCATCGAACCCTAAAGTTCCCAAAGCCCAACAAATGTCGTCCCCATTGACAGTCTTGCGCTTCTCCTTGTGACACTTGTCAGATGCTTCTCCAGTCACAAAGCTAATGAACTCCGAGACACATTCTTGCATGGTTTCTTTTGCTTCCTTGGAGATTTTTGCATTAGGTGGCAGGATCTGCTTCATGATCCGTCCAACATTGGCGATCGGCAGCAATCGATCTTGTTCCTTGATGATCCCATCCTCAGCCGAAACACTGCTTCCACCTGCATAATTATACTTATGATCATAGTCTCTATCTGCATTAGTACCTATATCATCAACCATCTTGATCTATAAAGAGAAACTTGATCCTGTCAAACACAGACACGTCGTCGCTGCTATATAGACGTTACACACATGTGTATGTGCATGTCTATATGTATATGCACCATGTCCATGGCAAAGGTTCGACAACATTACGTGGCGAGTCATGACGCCAACCTGGTCATTGTCAATGAGGGACACAATGGCAGGCAATTTCCATTGTTGGCATGAGTTAGGTTCCTTTTCTTAGGTAACCATGGATGCTTAGGGGGTTTGTGGAAGCAATCTAAACCCTAAAAAGCTTTAAGAAAAGACACAACTAGCTCAATTATAGTCCAAATGGTCCCCCCATTTGGTCTTTAATCTTTAATTCTCTTGATAAGCTTCAACTAAgaatgtttaaaataataacattagTATGAAACTTGTGGACTATATATGTGCACGTGTGCTCATAGAACCCTAAACACAACCAAAACTATACCTAAAAAGAACCTGCTAACCATTGATTAGAAACCCTAGTGTTGGATTACCTAATACTGAGGTTTTTACATGAGATTATGTCACTCTATACAAAGGCAAAGCATTTCGCTTtccaattaaaattagaaaggtCATGGCCTAGTCCTGAAACTCTGGATTACCTAGTAAATTAAATAATGCCCATTTGCCTGAAGATTGTGATCTTATAGC
Above is a genomic segment from Vitis riparia cultivar Riparia Gloire de Montpellier isolate 1030 chromosome 7, EGFV_Vit.rip_1.0, whole genome shotgun sequence containing:
- the LOC117918586 gene encoding nuclear transcription factor Y subunit B-4-like — translated: MVDDIGTNADRDYDHKYNYAGGSSVSAEDGIIKEQDRLLPIANVGRIMKQILPPNAKISKEAKETMQECVSEFISFVTGEASDKCHKEKRKTVNGDDICWALGTLGFDDYAEPLKRYLHRYRELEGEKANQSKASEENDEPSNYRDEPPRKHTVSPAPLKFNVLERSNSSLSKRL